A part of Streptomyces sp. NBC_00557 genomic DNA contains:
- a CDS encoding cytochrome P450, translated as MSRTEPEQNRTWTTGTAPGIFPFLGHGIAFYRRPLAFLNSLPAHGDLVEIRLGPQRAWMVCHPELAHEVLMDPHTFDKGGPLYDRLGKLMGDGLVTCRQTAHRDKRRLLQPAFRPSHVTVYTGLVTEEAEAVCRAWQPGRTVPVTEAMTALTTRVISRVLLSDSLDDATAAEVRHCLTDVVRGLFVRTVVPIDALFRLPTPANRRYRRALSRLHAIIDAAIAQRHGGAEHDDVLGALLAAAHGTGTAKPISDQEVHDHLITLLLTGAETQALALAAAFSLLARHPEAERRLHAEVDAVLADGRPPGPDDLPRLAYTRCVVSETLRHSSPGWLFTRVTTRETELAGRRLPQGATVLYSPYLLHHDPASFPDPERFDPDRWLPGRPTAAQRRAMMPFSAGSRKCLGDEFAMVEATAALATIAHRRRLRHLPGRVERPPRPGITMGPRSLVMVCEDRATSTAARRASDSRRAGDHVVGNA; from the coding sequence ATGAGCCGTACTGAGCCCGAACAGAACCGGACGTGGACGACAGGTACTGCTCCCGGCATATTCCCGTTCCTCGGTCACGGTATCGCCTTCTACCGCCGGCCGCTGGCGTTTCTGAATTCTCTGCCCGCGCACGGGGATCTGGTCGAGATACGGCTGGGTCCGCAGCGCGCCTGGATGGTGTGCCACCCCGAGCTGGCGCACGAGGTGCTCATGGACCCGCACACGTTCGACAAGGGCGGCCCGCTCTACGACAGGCTCGGCAAGCTGATGGGCGACGGCCTGGTCACCTGCCGCCAGACGGCGCACCGGGACAAGCGCAGGCTGCTGCAACCCGCCTTCCGGCCCTCCCATGTCACCGTCTACACCGGCCTCGTCACCGAGGAGGCCGAGGCGGTGTGCCGCGCCTGGCAGCCGGGCCGTACGGTGCCCGTCACCGAGGCGATGACGGCTCTGACGACCCGCGTGATCAGCCGGGTCCTGCTCTCGGACTCGCTGGACGACGCGACGGCCGCGGAGGTGCGGCACTGCCTCACCGACGTCGTCCGCGGCCTGTTCGTCCGCACGGTCGTGCCGATCGACGCCCTCTTCCGGCTCCCCACGCCCGCCAACCGCCGCTACCGCCGCGCGCTCTCCCGCCTGCACGCGATCATCGACGCGGCGATCGCACAACGGCACGGCGGCGCCGAGCACGACGACGTGCTGGGCGCCCTGCTCGCGGCCGCGCACGGCACCGGCACGGCCAAGCCGATCAGCGACCAGGAGGTGCACGACCACCTGATCACGCTGCTGCTCACCGGCGCCGAGACCCAGGCGCTGGCCCTGGCCGCCGCCTTCAGCCTGCTCGCCCGCCATCCGGAGGCGGAACGCCGCCTGCACGCCGAGGTCGACGCCGTCCTCGCCGACGGCCGGCCCCCCGGCCCCGACGACCTGCCCCGTCTCGCCTACACCCGGTGCGTCGTCTCCGAGACCCTGCGCCACTCGTCCCCCGGCTGGCTGTTCACCCGCGTCACCACCAGGGAGACGGAACTGGCCGGGCGCCGGCTGCCCCAAGGGGCCACCGTCCTGTACAGCCCCTATCTCCTGCACCACGATCCCGCCTCCTTCCCCGACCCCGAGCGCTTCGACCCGGACCGCTGGCTGCCGGGGCGGCCCACCGCGGCACAGCGCCGCGCGATGATGCCGTTCTCCGCGGGCAGCCGTAAGTGCCTCGGCGACGAGTTCGCCATGGTGGAGGCCACGGCGGCACTCGCGACCATCGCGCACCGCCGGCGGCTGCGCCATCTGCCGG
- a CDS encoding acyl-CoA synthetase: MTQGHGSTVDGVLRRSARRTPARLAVEYGERRWTYGELDAAVSRAASVLLAHGLTPGDRVGAYGHNSDAYLIGFLACARAGLVHVPVNQNLTGDDLAYLVGQSGSTLVLADPDLAGRLPDGVRVLPLRDADNSLLTRLADAPPYDGPEPRTEDLVQLLYTSGTTALPKGAMMTHRALVHEYLSAITALDLSAGDRPVHALPLYHSAQMHVFLLPCLAVGATSIILDAPDGDRLFELIETGRVDSLFAPPTVWIGLANRPDFATRDLDGLRKAYYGASIMPVPVLERLRERLPRLAFYNCFGQSEIGPLAMVLGPDEHEGRLDSCGRTVLFVDARVVDDKGEDVPDGTPGEIVYRSPQLCEGYWDKPEETAEAFRGGWFHSGDLAVRDADGYFTIVDRVKDVINSGGVLVASRQVEDALYTHEAVAEAAVIGLPDERWIEAVTAVVVPRGEVTEEQLIAHVKSKLAPFKAPKRVLFVDELPRNASGKILKRALRDRFGG, translated from the coding sequence ATGACCCAGGGACACGGCAGCACGGTCGACGGGGTGCTGCGGCGCAGCGCCCGGCGCACCCCGGCCCGCCTCGCGGTGGAGTACGGCGAGCGCCGCTGGACGTACGGCGAACTCGACGCCGCGGTCTCCCGGGCGGCCTCGGTACTGCTCGCGCACGGCCTCACGCCCGGCGACCGGGTCGGCGCCTACGGCCACAACTCCGACGCCTACCTGATCGGTTTCCTCGCCTGCGCCCGCGCCGGCCTGGTCCATGTGCCGGTGAACCAGAACCTGACCGGTGACGACCTGGCGTACCTCGTCGGCCAGTCCGGCAGCACCCTCGTCCTCGCCGACCCGGACCTCGCCGGCCGGCTGCCGGACGGCGTACGGGTGCTGCCGCTGCGGGACGCCGATAACTCACTCCTCACGCGGCTGGCGGACGCGCCGCCGTACGACGGCCCCGAACCCCGCACCGAGGACCTGGTGCAGCTGCTGTACACCTCCGGTACGACCGCCCTGCCCAAGGGCGCCATGATGACCCACCGGGCCCTGGTGCACGAGTACCTGAGCGCGATCACCGCGCTCGACCTGAGCGCCGGTGACCGGCCGGTGCACGCGCTGCCGCTGTACCACTCGGCCCAGATGCACGTGTTCCTGCTGCCCTGTCTCGCGGTCGGCGCGACCAGCATCATCCTGGACGCACCCGACGGGGACCGGCTGTTCGAGCTGATCGAGACCGGGCGGGTGGACAGCCTCTTCGCGCCGCCCACGGTGTGGATCGGCCTGGCGAACCGGCCCGACTTCGCCACCCGCGACCTCGACGGGCTGCGCAAGGCGTACTACGGCGCTTCGATCATGCCCGTGCCGGTGCTGGAGCGGCTGCGCGAGCGGTTGCCGCGGCTGGCGTTCTACAACTGCTTCGGGCAGAGCGAGATCGGCCCGCTGGCCATGGTGCTCGGCCCCGACGAACACGAGGGCCGGCTCGACTCCTGCGGCCGTACCGTGCTGTTCGTGGACGCCCGCGTGGTGGACGACAAGGGCGAGGACGTGCCCGACGGCACCCCCGGTGAGATCGTCTACCGCTCACCGCAGTTGTGCGAGGGCTACTGGGACAAGCCGGAGGAGACCGCCGAGGCCTTCCGGGGCGGCTGGTTCCACTCCGGGGACCTCGCGGTGCGCGACGCCGACGGCTACTTCACGATCGTGGACCGGGTGAAGGACGTCATCAACTCCGGTGGCGTCCTGGTGGCGTCACGCCAGGTCGAGGACGCCCTCTACACGCACGAGGCGGTCGCCGAGGCCGCCGTGATCGGCCTGCCCGACGAGCGGTGGATCGAGGCCGTCACGGCGGTCGTCGTCCCGCGCGGCGAGGTGACGGAGGAGCAGCTGATCGCGCACGTGAAGTCGAAGCTCGCTCCCTTCAAGGCGCCCAAACGGGTGCTGTTCGTCGACGAGTTGCCGCGCAACGCCAGCGGGAAGATCCTCAAGCGCGCACTGCGGGACCGCTTCGGCGGTTAG
- a CDS encoding TIGR03620 family F420-dependent LLM class oxidoreductase: protein MNLGTFGIYTFDFEHQPAARIRDSVQELEDLGWRAVWIPEALGRDAFTHAGYLLASTQRLVVVNGIARIWSREATWTHGASVLLADAYPGRHVLGLGFGGQPRAGVKPLAAMAGYLDALDAMESPNPGPAQPVRRLLAAYGPKMLELARDRAEGAHTYHVNTAHTTQARQILGADAFLAVEQAVLFETDPARARALAREHLAGYLETPYNIAKFRRLGYTDDDLSGGGSDRFVDDLVFWGDPETVVGKLHGHVEAGADHVAVQVIGVEPGGSALPHWRVLADALQPGKAPAGQGLG from the coding sequence ATGAACCTCGGAACGTTCGGGATCTACACCTTCGACTTCGAGCACCAGCCGGCCGCGCGGATCCGGGACTCGGTCCAGGAGCTGGAGGACCTCGGCTGGCGGGCCGTATGGATCCCGGAGGCGCTCGGGCGGGACGCGTTCACGCACGCCGGGTATCTGCTCGCGTCCACGCAGCGGCTCGTCGTCGTGAACGGTATCGCGCGGATCTGGTCCCGGGAGGCGACCTGGACGCACGGCGCCTCGGTGCTGCTGGCGGACGCCTATCCGGGGCGGCACGTGCTCGGCCTGGGCTTCGGCGGGCAGCCGCGCGCCGGGGTCAAACCGCTGGCCGCGATGGCCGGGTATCTGGACGCACTGGACGCCATGGAGAGCCCGAATCCCGGCCCGGCCCAGCCGGTGCGGCGACTGCTGGCCGCGTACGGCCCGAAGATGCTGGAACTGGCCCGTGACCGCGCCGAGGGCGCCCACACCTACCACGTGAACACGGCCCACACCACGCAGGCCCGGCAGATCCTCGGCGCGGACGCCTTCCTCGCCGTCGAGCAGGCGGTGCTGTTCGAGACCGACCCGGCCCGGGCCCGCGCCCTCGCCCGCGAGCACCTCGCCGGCTACCTCGAAACCCCGTACAACATCGCGAAGTTCCGCCGGCTCGGATACACCGACGACGACCTCTCCGGCGGCGGCAGCGACCGGTTCGTGGACGACCTGGTGTTCTGGGGCGACCCGGAGACGGTCGTGGGCAAGCTGCACGGGCACGTGGAGGCGGGCGCCGATCATGTCGCGGTGCAGGTGATCGGTGTCGAGCCGGGCGGATCGGCACTGCCGCACTGGCGGGTGCTGGCCGACGCCCTGCAGCCCGGCAAGGCGCCGGCCGGCCAGGGCCTCGGCTAA
- a CDS encoding ArsR/SmtB family transcription factor: MTDTAPTPDPHLVNALRALSNPMRLQMLRWLREPERHFPMETAIADPAEVGVCVSHIQAKAGLAQSTVSAYMAELQRAGLVRATRVGKWTHYKRDEQRIADLVRELGQTL; the protein is encoded by the coding sequence ATGACGGACACCGCCCCCACCCCGGACCCGCACCTGGTCAACGCGCTGCGGGCGCTGTCCAATCCGATGCGGCTGCAGATGCTGCGCTGGCTGCGCGAGCCCGAGCGGCACTTCCCCATGGAGACGGCCATCGCCGATCCGGCCGAGGTGGGTGTGTGCGTGAGCCACATCCAGGCCAAGGCGGGCCTGGCCCAGTCGACCGTGTCGGCGTATATGGCCGAACTCCAGCGCGCGGGCCTGGTCCGGGCCACCCGCGTGGGCAAGTGGACCCACTACAAGCGGGACGAGCAGCGCATCGCCGACCTGGTCAGGGAGCTGGGGCAGACGCTTTAG
- the paaK gene encoding phenylacetate--CoA ligase PaaK, whose amino-acid sequence MADATDLLDAGERLGHEELRELQLERLRASLRHAYANVPFYRESFDKAGVRPEDCRSLADLARFPFTTKADLRENYPYGMFAVPRERIRRLHASSGTTGRPTVVGYTDNDLSMWADMVARSIRAAGGRPGDIVHVAYGYGLFTGGLGAHYGAERLGCTVVPASGGMTARQVQLIQDLRPAVIMVTPSYMLTLLDEFERQGVDPRGTSLRVGVFGAEPWTEQMRREIEERFAIDAVDIYGLSEVIGPGVAQECVETKDGLTIWEDHFYPEVVDPITGEVLPEGERGELVFTSLTKEAMPIVRYRTRDLTRLLPGTARVFRRMEKITGRSDDMVILRGVNLFPTQIEEIVLRTPGVAPHFQLRLTREGRLDRLTVRAEARPDAGPEARELAARSIAAAVKDGIGVSVDVEIVEPESLERSVGKIRRIVDLRPRAAG is encoded by the coding sequence ATGGCGGATGCGACGGACCTGCTGGACGCGGGTGAACGGCTCGGGCACGAGGAGCTGCGCGAGCTTCAGCTGGAGCGGCTGCGCGCCTCACTGCGGCACGCCTACGCCAACGTGCCGTTCTACCGGGAGTCCTTCGACAAGGCCGGCGTACGCCCCGAGGACTGCCGTTCCCTCGCCGACCTGGCCCGTTTCCCCTTCACCACCAAGGCCGACCTCAGGGAGAACTACCCGTACGGCATGTTCGCCGTGCCGCGCGAGCGGATCCGCCGGCTGCACGCCTCCAGCGGCACCACGGGACGCCCCACGGTGGTGGGCTACACGGACAACGATCTCTCCATGTGGGCCGACATGGTGGCGCGGTCGATCCGCGCGGCCGGCGGGCGGCCCGGTGACATCGTGCATGTGGCGTACGGCTATGGGCTGTTCACCGGCGGCCTGGGCGCCCACTACGGCGCCGAACGCCTCGGCTGCACGGTCGTCCCGGCCTCCGGCGGGATGACGGCCCGTCAGGTGCAGCTGATCCAGGACCTCCGGCCGGCCGTCATCATGGTGACCCCCTCCTACATGCTCACCCTGCTCGACGAGTTCGAACGGCAGGGCGTGGACCCGCGCGGCACCTCACTGCGCGTGGGCGTCTTCGGGGCCGAACCCTGGACCGAGCAGATGCGGCGCGAGATCGAGGAGCGGTTCGCCATCGACGCCGTCGACATCTACGGCCTCTCCGAGGTGATCGGCCCGGGCGTGGCGCAGGAGTGCGTGGAGACCAAGGACGGGCTGACCATCTGGGAGGACCACTTCTACCCGGAGGTGGTCGACCCGATCACCGGCGAGGTGCTCCCGGAGGGCGAGCGCGGTGAGCTGGTCTTCACCTCCCTGACCAAGGAGGCCATGCCGATCGTCCGGTACCGCACCCGGGACCTGACCCGGCTGCTGCCCGGCACGGCGCGGGTCTTCCGGCGCATGGAGAAGATCACCGGGCGCAGCGACGACATGGTGATCCTGCGCGGGGTCAACCTGTTCCCGACCCAGATCGAGGAGATCGTGCTGCGTACGCCCGGTGTGGCGCCCCACTTCCAGCTCCGGCTGACCCGGGAGGGCCGCCTTGACCGCCTGACGGTCCGGGCCGAGGCCCGCCCGGACGCGGGCCCGGAGGCGCGGGAACTGGCGGCCCGGTCCATCGCCGCGGCCGTGAAGGACGGGATCGGGGTCTCCGTCGACGTGGAGATCGTGGAGCCGGAGTCGCTGGAGCGGTCGGTGGGCAAGATCCGCCGCATCGTCGACCTGCGGCCACGGGCGGCCGGGTAG
- a CDS encoding alpha/beta fold hydrolase, with protein MPTLTTPDGTRLAYHLRGDGEPLAVLPGGPMRASAYLGDLGGLAAHRRLALLDLRGTGDSGPPADPATYRCDRMVADVELWRAHLGLERMDLLAHSAGAALAVLYAARHPQRIRRLLLITPNPSALGLRATPEDRLAAARLRADERWFAQAFPAFRAWLAGEADFDDVFLPFFYGRWDDTARAHADADVEQTNEEAGERYFADGAFTPDATRAALARLTAPVLLHAGELDGGPRPDLVRRAAEAFPNAEVAVQPGAGHYPWLDDPEWFRERTLAFLGRPAGAALSSAEWAAGARPPR; from the coding sequence ATGCCAACCCTCACCACACCCGATGGCACCCGGCTCGCCTATCACCTGCGCGGCGACGGCGAACCGCTCGCCGTCCTGCCCGGCGGGCCCATGCGGGCCTCCGCCTACCTCGGAGACCTCGGCGGGCTGGCCGCTCACCGACGCCTGGCCCTGCTGGACCTGCGGGGCACCGGCGACTCCGGGCCGCCGGCGGACCCGGCGACGTATCGCTGCGACCGCATGGTCGCCGACGTGGAGCTGTGGCGTGCGCACCTGGGGCTGGAGCGCATGGACCTGCTCGCCCACTCGGCGGGCGCGGCCCTGGCCGTGCTCTACGCGGCCCGCCACCCGCAGCGGATCCGGCGGCTGCTCCTGATCACGCCCAACCCGTCCGCGCTGGGCCTGCGGGCGACGCCCGAGGACCGGCTGGCCGCGGCCCGGCTGCGCGCGGACGAGCGGTGGTTCGCGCAGGCGTTCCCCGCCTTCCGGGCCTGGCTGGCGGGCGAGGCCGACTTCGACGACGTCTTCCTGCCGTTCTTCTACGGCCGCTGGGACGACACCGCCAGGGCGCACGCGGACGCCGACGTCGAGCAGACCAACGAGGAGGCGGGGGAGCGCTACTTCGCCGACGGCGCCTTCACCCCGGACGCGACGCGGGCCGCACTCGCCCGGCTGACCGCGCCGGTCCTCCTCCACGCCGGGGAACTCGACGGCGGCCCCCGCCCGGACCTCGTCCGCCGAGCGGCCGAGGCCTTCCCGAACGCCGAGGTCGCCGTCCAGCCGGGCGCCGGCCACTACCCCTGGCTGGACGACCCGGAGTGGTTCCGCGAGCGCACCCTCGCCTTCCTCGGGCGACCGGCGGGCGCGGCTCTGTCCTCGGCAGAGTGGGCGGCCGGGGCGCGACCGCCCCGCTAG